One region of Gossypium raimondii isolate GPD5lz chromosome 6, ASM2569854v1, whole genome shotgun sequence genomic DNA includes:
- the LOC105773352 gene encoding uncharacterized protein LOC105773352, whose translation MAVSSIDTQNPPSKATAPIEIHCVKCESCGFTEECTLAYILRVRERYQGRWICGLCIEAVKDEALRSDTLISTEEALDRHIKFCNQFKASSPLDETEHPISAIGRILRRSLDSPRPLRSNSSGVFPGFEEVTQGSISSSV comes from the coding sequence ATGGCGGTTTCAAGCATAGACACTCAAAACCCACCCAGCAAAGCGACAGCTCCGATCGAAATTCACTGCGTTAAATGTGAGTCCTGCGGCTTCACAGAGGAGTGCACCCTTGCATATATACTGCGTGTCCGGGAACGTTACCAGGGCCGTTGGATTTGTGGGCTGTGCATCGAGGCCGTCAAGGATGAGGCTCTGAGATCGGATACGCTTATTTCCACCGAGGAAGCACTGGACCGACACATCAAATTCTGCAATCAGTTCAAGGCGTCGAGTCCTTTAGATGAAACGGAGCACCCTATCTCGGCCATAGGGAGGATTCTTCGTCGAAGCCTGGATTCACCCCGGCCTCTTAGGTCTAACTCAAGTGGAGTCTTTCCAGGATTTGAAGAAGTCACTCAAGGCTCCATCTCTTCATCCGTCTGA